In Cyprinus carpio isolate SPL01 chromosome B16, ASM1834038v1, whole genome shotgun sequence, the following are encoded in one genomic region:
- the kiaa0319 gene encoding dyslexia-associated protein KIAA0319 isoform X2, whose amino-acid sequence MNFSPILWLVLLFCIRVSGQCWQAATYSESVVSPELRSSSILRVPDASSLAQCAGACCDLSGCDLAWFFEHRCYVLSCQRKENCQPKQRPGTDSLLAFLQRGPPQTLVLQSLVQGESFPNHWQPLPRHRGSEDPMKDLALLEGIQDLDNTDTEYAESFQSLEDKRAEDRDSATVEQEERPGLYDWPFVQGKEEFNQSETERVGERLTTVQGPLESSPFPPSHIPEMRNESKSSLIEADSDVKPPLITTLNTRVEEDPQNISSAAAAPNLLQDVSTEPSGFSTVSGSFTPPSTEATPRMISEEPVIALTVSISGPVEVTLPQNTAELTASVNHYDTAEAPYTYEWTLVTSPDGHHGVIEGRHNKSVKISELSVGVYTVRVSVKAQQAYGESAVNFTVRSAVNINKPPKAVTLPKSQDVLLQEGSIFIINGSQSVDDAGIVSYLWEKVDGPLWKPEGPVDTPVLQLQNLLPGEYTFKLTVSDSDGLTDSSTGTVRVSIPKDDPPRARAGADRVVTLPVSHLTLWGNHSTDDHAIISYLWTLHPSSLTQKVTMQDVSSPFLQLSDLQEGRYMFQLTVTDSRGQQDSDTVSITVLPANKAPVAITGPDRQLLLPVNNITLNGSDSSDDQAVISYQWDLIRGPPGLKIKDDNKAVAIATGLRSGNYKFRLTVTDQQGETDSTVLTVTIKEAKSLPLVAHASGSHTLTLPNNSLVLRGSVSNSGTANVSFLWVRDEQSPAAGDVLYGSDHEAFLYLANLVEGTYLFQLRVTDIQGRSSMATATVEVRPDPREREEVEFELQVGVAQVSQQQKETVVRQLAAFLHVLDSDIALKGLHGQSDISTVFRFSVQGPDGTFPGPKLARLLRNQLLREKSDFLLFKVLRVDTVMCLLLCSGRGQCDPITKSCSCDPLWMENPIRRFLDDGESNCDWSVSYVTISCFVTIIFLLSICWICVCCCKRGRRTKVRKKTKYTILDNMDEQERMELQPKYNVKHRSTEHNSSLMMSESELDSEQDNLFNYGKARNRANGALRNGDTLSLCPVEG is encoded by the exons ATGAACTTCTCACCAATTCTCTGGCTTGTGttgctcttctgtatcagag TATCGGGACAATGCTGGCAGGCTGCAACCTACTCTGAGAGTGTAGTGTCTCCGGAGCTGAGGAGCAGCAGTATTTTGCGAGTTCCGGATGCTTCATCTCTGGCCCAGTGTGCGGGGGCCTGCTGCGATCTCTCGGGCTGTGACCTGGCATGGTTTTTTGAGCATCGCTGCTATGTCCTTAGTTGTCAGCGCAAAGAGAACTGCCAGCCGAAGCAGAGACCTGGTACTGACTCTCTCCTGGCATTTCTGCAGCGTGGGCCCCCACAGACACTGGTTCTGCAATCCCTGGTTCAAGGAGAGTCTTTCCCAAACCACTGGCAGCCCCTGCCCAGGCACAGGGGCTCGGAGGACCCCATGAAGGACCTTGCCTTGTTAGAAGGCATTCAGGATTTGGACAACACTGATACTGAGTATGCCGAGAGTTTCCAAAGTTTGGAGGACAAAAGAGCTGAAGACAGAGATTCTGCAACAGTAGAACAAGAAGAGCGGCCTGGGCTATATGATTGGCCATTTGTTCAAGGAAAAgaagaattcaaccaatcagagacagagagagttggTGAAAGACTGACAACAGTGCAGGGCCCTCTTGAAAGCAGCCCCTTTCCTCCAAGTCACATCCCAGAAATGAGGAATGAAAGCAAATCATCTCTTATTGAAGCAGATTCTGATGTTAAGCCCCCATTAATCACAACACTTAACACAAGA gtTGAAGAAGACCCACAGAACATTTCATCTGCAGCTGCTGCACCTAACCTCCTGCAAGACGTCAGCACAGAGCCATCGGGGTTCAGCACAGTCAGTGGTTCCTTTACTCCACCCAGCACTGAGGCCACACCGCGAATGATCTCAGAAGAGCCAG TAATAGCGCTGACTGTGTCCATTAGTGGCCCTGTGGAAGTAACACTGCCTCAGAATACTGCTGAACTAACTGCTTCTGTAAATCACTATGACACTGCAG AGGCTCCTTACACGTATGAGTGGACTTTGGTAACCTCACCAGATGGACATCATGGAGTAATAGAGGGGCGGCACAACAAGTCTGTCAAAATTTCAGAA CTTTCAGTGGGTGTTTATACTGTCAGAGTGAGTGTGAAAGCGCAACAAGCATATGGAGAAAGTGCTGTGAACTTCACAGTACGCTCTG CAGTGAATATAAACAAGCCTCCAAAAGCCGTCACTCTGCCCAAGAGCCAAGATGTGCTTCTCCAAGAAGGTTCCATCTTCATCATTAATGGCAGTC AAAGTGTGGATGATGCTGGAATAGTCAGTTACCTGTGGGAGAAGGTGGATGGCCCTCTTTGGAAACCTGAAGGCCCTGTTGATACACCTGTACTGCAGCTACAAAATCTTTTACCAGGAGAATACACCTTCAA GCTGACAGTGTCTGATTCTGATGGGCTGACTGACTCCAGCACTGGCACAGTAAGGGTCAGCATACCAAAAGATGACCCTCCTCGGGCCAGAGCAGGCGCTGACCGGGTCGTCACCCTGCCTGTCAGCCACCTCACCTTGTGGGGTAACCACAGCACGGACGACCACGCCATTATAAGCTACCTCTGGACTCTCCATCCCAGCAGCCTGACCCAAAAGGTCACTATGCAG GATGTGAGCTCACCCTTCCTGCAGCTCTCTGATCTCCAGGAGGGTCGGTACATGTTTCAGCTGACAGTTACTGACTCCAGAGGTCAACAGGATTCAGACACTGTCTCTATCACTGTGCTGCCTG CAAACAAAGCACCAGTCGCTATAACAGGACCAGACAGGCAGCTTCTCCTTCCAGTCAACAACATCACATTGAATGGCAGTGATAGCAGTGACGATCAGGCCGTCATCAGCTACCAATGGGACTTGATTAG AGGCCCTCCAGGCTTGAAGATAAAAGATGACAATAAAGCAGTTGCCATAGCGACTGGCCTGCGATCTGGGAATTACAAGTTCAGGCTGACTGTGACAGATCAGCAGGGAGAAACAGACAGCACAGTCCTGACCGTCACCATTAAAGAAG CAAAAAGCTTGCCACTGGTCGCCCATGCCAGCGGAAGCCACACACTCACTCTACCCAACAACTCTCTGGTGCTCAGGGGCTCCGTATCCAACAGCGGAACAGCAAATGTGTCTTTTCTTTGGGTCAGAGATGAACAGAGCCCTGCTGCCGGG GATGTGTTATATGGTTCAGATCATGAGGCCTTCCTTTACCTCGCCAACCTGGTAGAAGGAACATACCTCTTCCAGCTCCGGGTCACGGATATCCAGGGCCGCTCAAGCATGGCTACAGCTACTGTGGAAGTACGCCCTG ATCCACGCGAGCGAGAGGAGGTGGAGTTTGAGCTGCAGGTGGGCGTGGCTCAGGTCAGTCAGCAGCAGAAGGAGACAGTGGTGAGACAGCTGGCTGCATTCCTACATGTTCTGGACTCAGACATTGCACTGAAGGGCCTGCATGGCCAGTCAGACATCAG CACAGTATTCAGGTTCTCAGTGCAGGGTCCTGATGGTACATTTCCAGGGCCTAAGCTTGCTCGTCTGCTGAGAAACCAGCTGTTGCGAGAGAAAAGTGACTTCTTGCTCTTTAAGGTCTTAAGAGTGGACACAGTTA TGTGTTTGCTGCTGTGTTCTGGACGTGGTCAGTGTGATCCCATAACAAAGAGCTGTTCCTGTGACCCTCTTTGGATGGAGAACCCCATTCGCCGCTTCCTTGATGATGGCGAGAGCAATTGTG ACTGGAGCGTGTCGTATGTCACAATCTCTTGTTTCGTGACAATCATTTTCCTCTTGTCCATCTGCTGGATTTGTGTCTGCTGCTGTAAAAG AGGGAGACGCACTAAAGTGAGGAAGAAAACCAAGTACACAATACTAGACAACATGGACGAGCAAGAGAGGATGGAGCTTCAGCCAAAGTACA ACGTTAAACACAGGAGCACAGAGCACAACTCCAGCCTGATGATGTCCGAATCAGAGCTGGACAGTGAGCAGGACAACCTTTTCAACTACGGGAAAGCTCGGAACAGAGCCAATGGAGCGCTCAGAAATGGAGACACTCTCAGCCTTTGTCCTGTGGAGGGTTGA
- the kiaa0319 gene encoding dyslexia-associated protein KIAA0319 isoform X3, with amino-acid sequence MNFSPILWLVLLFCIRVSGQCWQAATYSESVVSPELRSSSILRVPDASSLAQCAGACCDLSGCDLAWFFEHRCYVLSCQRKENCQPKQRPGTDSLLAFLQRGPPQTLVLQSLVQGESFPNHWQPLPRHRGSEDPMKDLALLEGIQDLDNTDTEYAESFQSLEDKRAEDRDSATVEQEERPGLYDWPFVQGKEEFNQSETERVGERLTTVQGPLESSPFPPSHIPEMRNESKSSLIEADSDVKPPLITTLNTRVEEDPQNISSAAAAPNLLQDVSTEPSGFSTVSGSFTPPSTEATPRMISEEPVIALTVSISGPVEVTLPQNTAELTASVNHYDTAAPYTYEWTLVTSPDGHHGVIEGRHNKSVKISELSVGVYTVRVSVKAQQAYGESAVNFTVRSAVNINKPPKAVTLPKSQDVLLQEGSIFIINGSQSVDDAGIVSYLWEKVDGPLWKPEGPVDTPVLQLQNLLPGEYTFKLTVSDSDGLTDSSTGTVRVSIPKDDPPRARAGADRVVTLPVSHLTLWGNHSTDDHAIISYLWTLHPSSLTQKVTMQDVSSPFLQLSDLQEGRYMFQLTVTDSRGQQDSDTVSITVLPVANKAPVAITGPDRQLLLPVNNITLNGSDSSDDQAVISYQWDLIRGPPGLKIKDDNKAVAIATGLRSGNYKFRLTVTDQQGETDSTVLTVTIKEAKSLPLVAHASGSHTLTLPNNSLVLRGSVSNSGTANVSFLWVRDEQSPAAGDVLYGSDHEAFLYLANLVEGTYLFQLRVTDIQGRSSMATATVEVRPDPREREEVEFELQVGVAQVSQQQKETVVRQLAAFLHVLDSDIALKGLHGQSDISTVFRFSVQGPDGTFPGPKLARLLRNQLLREKSDFLLFKVLRVDTVMCLLLCSGRGQCDPITKSCSCDPLWMENPIRRFLDDGESNCDWSVSYVTISCFVTIIFLLSICWICVCCCKRGRRTKVRKKTKYTILDNMDEQERMELQPKYNVKHRSTEHNSSLMMSESELDSEQDNLFNYGKARNRANGALRNGDTLSLCPVEG; translated from the exons ATGAACTTCTCACCAATTCTCTGGCTTGTGttgctcttctgtatcagag TATCGGGACAATGCTGGCAGGCTGCAACCTACTCTGAGAGTGTAGTGTCTCCGGAGCTGAGGAGCAGCAGTATTTTGCGAGTTCCGGATGCTTCATCTCTGGCCCAGTGTGCGGGGGCCTGCTGCGATCTCTCGGGCTGTGACCTGGCATGGTTTTTTGAGCATCGCTGCTATGTCCTTAGTTGTCAGCGCAAAGAGAACTGCCAGCCGAAGCAGAGACCTGGTACTGACTCTCTCCTGGCATTTCTGCAGCGTGGGCCCCCACAGACACTGGTTCTGCAATCCCTGGTTCAAGGAGAGTCTTTCCCAAACCACTGGCAGCCCCTGCCCAGGCACAGGGGCTCGGAGGACCCCATGAAGGACCTTGCCTTGTTAGAAGGCATTCAGGATTTGGACAACACTGATACTGAGTATGCCGAGAGTTTCCAAAGTTTGGAGGACAAAAGAGCTGAAGACAGAGATTCTGCAACAGTAGAACAAGAAGAGCGGCCTGGGCTATATGATTGGCCATTTGTTCAAGGAAAAgaagaattcaaccaatcagagacagagagagttggTGAAAGACTGACAACAGTGCAGGGCCCTCTTGAAAGCAGCCCCTTTCCTCCAAGTCACATCCCAGAAATGAGGAATGAAAGCAAATCATCTCTTATTGAAGCAGATTCTGATGTTAAGCCCCCATTAATCACAACACTTAACACAAGA gtTGAAGAAGACCCACAGAACATTTCATCTGCAGCTGCTGCACCTAACCTCCTGCAAGACGTCAGCACAGAGCCATCGGGGTTCAGCACAGTCAGTGGTTCCTTTACTCCACCCAGCACTGAGGCCACACCGCGAATGATCTCAGAAGAGCCAG TAATAGCGCTGACTGTGTCCATTAGTGGCCCTGTGGAAGTAACACTGCCTCAGAATACTGCTGAACTAACTGCTTCTGTAAATCACTATGACACTGCAG CTCCTTACACGTATGAGTGGACTTTGGTAACCTCACCAGATGGACATCATGGAGTAATAGAGGGGCGGCACAACAAGTCTGTCAAAATTTCAGAA CTTTCAGTGGGTGTTTATACTGTCAGAGTGAGTGTGAAAGCGCAACAAGCATATGGAGAAAGTGCTGTGAACTTCACAGTACGCTCTG CAGTGAATATAAACAAGCCTCCAAAAGCCGTCACTCTGCCCAAGAGCCAAGATGTGCTTCTCCAAGAAGGTTCCATCTTCATCATTAATGGCAGTC AAAGTGTGGATGATGCTGGAATAGTCAGTTACCTGTGGGAGAAGGTGGATGGCCCTCTTTGGAAACCTGAAGGCCCTGTTGATACACCTGTACTGCAGCTACAAAATCTTTTACCAGGAGAATACACCTTCAA GCTGACAGTGTCTGATTCTGATGGGCTGACTGACTCCAGCACTGGCACAGTAAGGGTCAGCATACCAAAAGATGACCCTCCTCGGGCCAGAGCAGGCGCTGACCGGGTCGTCACCCTGCCTGTCAGCCACCTCACCTTGTGGGGTAACCACAGCACGGACGACCACGCCATTATAAGCTACCTCTGGACTCTCCATCCCAGCAGCCTGACCCAAAAGGTCACTATGCAG GATGTGAGCTCACCCTTCCTGCAGCTCTCTGATCTCCAGGAGGGTCGGTACATGTTTCAGCTGACAGTTACTGACTCCAGAGGTCAACAGGATTCAGACACTGTCTCTATCACTGTGCTGCCTG tAGCAAACAAAGCACCAGTCGCTATAACAGGACCAGACAGGCAGCTTCTCCTTCCAGTCAACAACATCACATTGAATGGCAGTGATAGCAGTGACGATCAGGCCGTCATCAGCTACCAATGGGACTTGATTAG AGGCCCTCCAGGCTTGAAGATAAAAGATGACAATAAAGCAGTTGCCATAGCGACTGGCCTGCGATCTGGGAATTACAAGTTCAGGCTGACTGTGACAGATCAGCAGGGAGAAACAGACAGCACAGTCCTGACCGTCACCATTAAAGAAG CAAAAAGCTTGCCACTGGTCGCCCATGCCAGCGGAAGCCACACACTCACTCTACCCAACAACTCTCTGGTGCTCAGGGGCTCCGTATCCAACAGCGGAACAGCAAATGTGTCTTTTCTTTGGGTCAGAGATGAACAGAGCCCTGCTGCCGGG GATGTGTTATATGGTTCAGATCATGAGGCCTTCCTTTACCTCGCCAACCTGGTAGAAGGAACATACCTCTTCCAGCTCCGGGTCACGGATATCCAGGGCCGCTCAAGCATGGCTACAGCTACTGTGGAAGTACGCCCTG ATCCACGCGAGCGAGAGGAGGTGGAGTTTGAGCTGCAGGTGGGCGTGGCTCAGGTCAGTCAGCAGCAGAAGGAGACAGTGGTGAGACAGCTGGCTGCATTCCTACATGTTCTGGACTCAGACATTGCACTGAAGGGCCTGCATGGCCAGTCAGACATCAG CACAGTATTCAGGTTCTCAGTGCAGGGTCCTGATGGTACATTTCCAGGGCCTAAGCTTGCTCGTCTGCTGAGAAACCAGCTGTTGCGAGAGAAAAGTGACTTCTTGCTCTTTAAGGTCTTAAGAGTGGACACAGTTA TGTGTTTGCTGCTGTGTTCTGGACGTGGTCAGTGTGATCCCATAACAAAGAGCTGTTCCTGTGACCCTCTTTGGATGGAGAACCCCATTCGCCGCTTCCTTGATGATGGCGAGAGCAATTGTG ACTGGAGCGTGTCGTATGTCACAATCTCTTGTTTCGTGACAATCATTTTCCTCTTGTCCATCTGCTGGATTTGTGTCTGCTGCTGTAAAAG AGGGAGACGCACTAAAGTGAGGAAGAAAACCAAGTACACAATACTAGACAACATGGACGAGCAAGAGAGGATGGAGCTTCAGCCAAAGTACA ACGTTAAACACAGGAGCACAGAGCACAACTCCAGCCTGATGATGTCCGAATCAGAGCTGGACAGTGAGCAGGACAACCTTTTCAACTACGGGAAAGCTCGGAACAGAGCCAATGGAGCGCTCAGAAATGGAGACACTCTCAGCCTTTGTCCTGTGGAGGGTTGA